From Leishmania braziliensis MHOM/BR/75/M2904 complete genome, chromosome 22, a single genomic window includes:
- a CDS encoding putative 40S ribosomal protein S15, translating into MASNITAERYEQLKKERTFHKFTYRGLEIDPLLALSEEEFKALVHARARRHMNRHADRRPPVLLKRLREAKKHVKVGEKPKAVKTHLRDVVITPEMVGSVVAIYNGHQFNAVELKGEMIGHYLGEFSMSYRPVLHGRPGVGATHSSRFIPIK; encoded by the coding sequence ATGGCGTCCAACATCACCGCTGAGCGCTATGAGCAGCTCAAGAAGGAGCGCACGTTCCACAAGTTCACGTACCGCGGGCTCGAGATCGACCCCCTGCTCGcgctgagcgaggaggagttcaaggcgctggtgcacgcccgcgcgcgccgccacatGAACCGCCACGCGGACCGCCGCCCGCccgtgctgctgaagcgcctgcgcgaggcgaagaagcacgTGAAGGTGGGCGAGAAGCCGAAGGCGGTGAAGACGCACCTGCGCGACGTTGTGATCACACCGGAGATGGTGGGGTCGGTGGTGGCGATCTACAACGGCCACCAGTTCAACGCCGTGGAGCTCAAGGGCGAGATGATCGGTCACTACCTGGGCGAGTTCTCGATGAGCTACCGCCCGGTGCTGCACGGTCGCCCTGGTGTGGGTGCCACGCACTCCTCGCGCTTCATCCCGATCAAGTAA
- a CDS encoding putative protein kinase, whose amino-acid sequence MSDKPTRSRRPLSAAQISARASGASRPQAQRSVSSGGTARAQATTPVYRPLRYVGRGSFGVVVLAEELHTGEKVAIKRVHYDARLHNREVAILNSVLVDDPRHQQTSSTVGGSTGVSRLSGGTIGASLSPSLSASSSSHTVEDVHLWAGRHHPNIVELLDFYVTYDTSSEQALGLDMVGAGGTGAGFEFLSSHHPTEHRYPLSGGRGPTSPGVLSASAPLSAFAYLEMVMGYLPMDLCYMKKHFFRFHEIPSRIASSSASPLVSPVQAPTDLSSGELPECMAGRPPTSPKHPGTDCKRSSSCCHSSTGTSGGDFHNHLPLNWVKVVLFQLARALAFMHARHVCHRDLKPGNVLVDPHTGRVQLCDFGSAKQIMQPAEEKNVSYICSRYYRAPELLFGALHYGCAVDMWSFGCIAAELLRESGRPLFRGCTSIDQMAELFKVLGAPSKREMYAMNPQCAEALLRTHAMHRNQSFRHRPHSGARGCGSGAERRNRSCGLALGVGYQAEEEEDDELHSGLQQAEYDAENHGDFLRDALDDGILSQASVSPGMATGSQVSS is encoded by the coding sequence ATGTCAGATAAGCCGACGCGGTCTCGGCGGCCCTTGTCAGCCGCTCAGAtctctgcgcgtgcgtcaGGTGCATCCCGCCCGCAAGCGCAGCGGAGCGTAAGCAGCGGGGGTACAGCGCGGGCGCAGGCGACCACTCCTGTGTACAGGCCGCTGCGCTACGTGGGCCGCGGCAGTTTTGGTGTCGTGGTTCTCGCCGAGGAGCTGCATACAGGTGAAAAAGTTGCTATCAAGCGTGTTCACTATGATGCCCGCCTGCACAACCGGGAGGTGGCGATCTTGAACTCCGTCCTGGTCGACGACCCGCGGCACCAGCAGACGTCGAGCACGGTTGGCGGAAGCACGGGCGTGTCGCGACTCTCTGGTGGCACGATAGGGGCCTCGCTCAGTCCCTCTCTGTCGGCATCATCATCCTCGCACACTGTGGAGGACGTGCACCTCTGGGCTGGCAGACACCATCCCAACATCGTCGAGCTGCTCGACTTCTACGTCACCTACGACACCTCGTCGGAGCAAGCGCTAGGGTTGGATATGGTTGGTGCCGGAGGTACCGGTGCGGGGTTTGAGTTTCTGTCTTCGCATCACCCAACAGAGCATCGCTACCCGTTGAGCGGTGGCCGTGGCCCCACCTCCCCCGGTGTCCTGTCCGCCTCCGCGCCTCTCTCGGCATTTGCCTATCTCGAGATGGTGATGGGCTACTTACCAATGGACCTGTGTTATATGAAGAAGCACTTTTTTCGCTTCCACGAAATACCAAGTAGGATCGCATCCAGCTCAGCATCTCCTCTCGTTTCCCCGGTGCAGGCACCGACAGATCTGTCCTCCGGCGAGCTACCAGAATGCATGGCAGGCCGCCCCCCGACGTCACCCAAACACCCTGGCACTGATTGCAAAcgtagcagcagctgttgccacagcagcaccggcaccagcggtggcgatTTTCACAACCACCTTCCCTTGAATTGGGTGAAGGTGGTGCTATTCCAGCTTGCCCGGGCGTTAGCGTTTATGCATGCGCGTCATGTCTGCCACCGTGACTTGAAGCCTGGCAACGTCCTTGTCGACCCCCATACCGGCcgcgtgcagctgtgcgACTTTGGCAGCGCAAAGCAGATAATGCAACCAGCGGAGGAGAAAAACGTGTCGTATATTTGTTCCCGCTACTACCGCGCCCCTGAGCTACTCTTCGGTGCGCTGCACTACGGATGCGCCGTAGACATGTGGTCGTTTggctgcatcgctgcggaaCTCTTGCGGGAGTCGGGCAGGCCCCTTTTCCGCGGCTGCACTTCGATTGATCAGATGGCAGAGCTCTTCAAGGTGTTGGGGGCGCCGTCGAAGCGGGAGATGTACGCCATGAACCCCCAGTGTGCagaggcactgctgcgcacccACGCCATGCACCGCAACCAGAGCTTCCGCCACCGCCCTCATTCTGGCGCTCGcgggtgcggcagcggtgccgagCGGCGGAATCGGTCCTGTGGGCTAGCGCTCGGGGTGGGCTACCaggctgaggaggaggaggacgatgagTTGCATAGCGGTTTGCAGCAGGCTGAGTACGACGCTGAGAATCACGGCGACTTTCTCCGCGACGCGCTGGATGATGGCATCTTGTCTCAGGCCTCGGTGTCGCCTGGTATGGCAACTGGATCGCAGGTGTCATCC